The window CGAGCAGCCGTTGATCATCAGCCGGGTCCAGCTGATATAGGCGCGGGAGGCGAGCCAGGTTTCCGTGCCCAGCGTCTCCATCAGCTCGGCCTGTTCCTTGCCCTGAAGATAGCCGTATTCGACGTTCAGATACTGGCTGTGCACGATGTCGCGCGCATTCTGGCTGATCTGTTCGCCGACGGCAGAGCTGAGCCGGGTATAGGCATAGGCGATCAGCGCCCGTGCGATGATCATGACGAGGATCGCGCCGGCCAGCCAGACCGAGCTGCCGAACCAGACCGCCAGCTGATCCAGCACGCGGCCGGCCATGCCGCCGACCTCCGCCCCCGACTGACCCAGCGCCAGATAGAGGAACAGGAGGATCAGGGTGATGCCGATCGTCTCTGCAAAGGAGGCGAGCAGGCCAAGCCCGAGCAGCGCCGGCGTGGTCCAGCCCGGTTTGCCGACCAGCGCGAACAGCCGGGTCAGCGTGGCAATCTGTTCCCGACCGGCGATCCTGCCCATGATGCCGTGCCACAGACGGCGGAGCGGCCGGATCATGCCGGAACGCCGATCGGATAGCGTTCGGCCGGGGCGGCGGCCACTGCGCCTGTTTCTACGGCGGCGGCGATGCGGCGGCGCTTGTACAGCGACCGGCGAACCGCGCGCGGCATTTCCAGCATCAGGATGCGCGCGGCCAGCGCAGGACGGCCGGGCGCAAGATGCGCGAGGATCCGGGCAATCATCATCGGTTTTCGCTGAAACAGGGCACGATTGGCCGTCCAGATGGCAAACCAGCTGATCCCCTGTTCAAGGGCGGGCAGGTGTTCGGGGTGGCGCCCGCCGATTTCGTCGATCACCATCTGCCACGACCGCAGCATCCGCCGCCCGTCGCTGGACATGTTGTCGGGCAGGGTGCGGTATCCGACCAGATGGTCCGGCACTGCGCCAAAGCCGCAATGTTCGGCGGCACGGCAGTAAAACAGCAGATCCTCGCACCCCTGAGCGCCCGCATGGTGCAATGCCGGTTCGAACCCGCCCGTCCGTTCCAGCACCCAGCGTTGCACCAGTGCCGCGCTGCCATTGCCGATGAAGTTGCCCTGCACCAGCTTGCCCAGCACATCGCCCTCGTGGGCGGCGCACGGTTCGCGTTCCAGCACGCGGCTTTCGCGGTCGATCAGGGCATAGCCGCAGTAAACGAGGCCGGGATTATCGGCCGCCTGCATCCGCCGCAGCTGGCGTTCGATCTTGTCCGGCGCCCACAGATCGTCCGAATCGACAAAGGCGACAAAATCGCTGGCCGCGGCCCGCCACCCGGCATTGCGGGCGGCCGCTACACCGGAATTGACCTGCTGAATCACGCGCACGCGCGGATCGACAGCCGCGTGGCGGGCGACCAGAGCAACGCTGTCGTCGCGCGATCCATCGTCGACCACAATGATTTCAAGCGCCGAATGGCTCTGGCCGCGCACGCTGTTCAGCGTTTCGTCCAGCGTTTGCGCGCCGTTGTAATTGGGGATGACGACAGAGACGAGGGGCGCGCTCATGACCGCGCGGCCTCCATCATGGCGGCGAATTGGTCAAGCGGCACGCCGCCTTCAACCTCCAGCCGCGGCAGATCGAGCGGCGGGTCGCCAAGCCCGGCAACGCCGGTGCGCGCAACAAAAGCGAGGGAATAGCCAAATTCCGCCGACAATGCCCCAAGCCGGGCATCGGGCGCCATGAACGGCGCGGCCAGGCTGATCGGGCGTCGTCCGGTCAGCCGTTCCAGAATGGCGGCCGAATCGGCCAGTTCGGTGCCAAGGGCGTCGGACGCCAGCAGGTCGGCGGCGCGATGCGTGTGCAGATGGCTGCCAAAGGCGACGCCCTCTGCCGCCAGTGCGGTGATCGTCGCGGCTTCCATCAGCGCAGGCGGCGTCCCCAGCGCGGCATCCCATTCAGCCGACCGGCCGATCGCCCCGGTGACGATGAACATCTCCGCCGGAAAATCATGCGCGCGCAGGATCGGCCAGGCATGATCGGCAAAGTCCTGATAGCCATCGTCGAACGTGA of the Sphingomonas sp. BGYR3 genome contains:
- a CDS encoding glycosyltransferase family 2 protein, coding for MSAPLVSVVIPNYNGAQTLDETLNSVRGQSHSALEIIVVDDGSRDDSVALVARHAAVDPRVRVIQQVNSGVAAARNAGWRAAASDFVAFVDSDDLWAPDKIERQLRRMQAADNPGLVYCGYALIDRESRVLEREPCAAHEGDVLGKLVQGNFIGNGSAALVQRWVLERTGGFEPALHHAGAQGCEDLLFYCRAAEHCGFGAVPDHLVGYRTLPDNMSSDGRRMLRSWQMVIDEIGGRHPEHLPALEQGISWFAIWTANRALFQRKPMMIARILAHLAPGRPALAARILMLEMPRAVRRSLYKRRRIAAAVETGAVAAAPAERYPIGVPA